A part of Mucilaginibacter defluvii genomic DNA contains:
- the pnuC gene encoding nicotinamide riboside transporter PnuC translates to MNFSAELQQWWQYQTWYELIAVLTGLACVYLAARNSILNWPLAIISVSIYLYIFYKAHLFADMGLQVYFLGMNIYGWYYWLRKPNGTGLAPVAAITTKQMAIAALSIFTVTVILGSGLRYTSASFPYLDSFCAACSVVAQILMARRVLQNWLLWIFVDIIYVGIYYFKDLHLTAVMYAVYIIMAAMGCIEWRREYHKQQQSTLNG, encoded by the coding sequence ATGAATTTTAGCGCCGAGTTGCAGCAATGGTGGCAGTACCAAACCTGGTACGAACTTATTGCTGTACTTACCGGACTGGCCTGCGTTTACCTTGCAGCACGCAACAGTATTCTTAACTGGCCCTTGGCAATCATCAGCGTAAGCATTTATCTATACATATTTTATAAGGCTCATTTATTTGCCGACATGGGCCTGCAGGTTTACTTTTTGGGCATGAACATTTATGGCTGGTATTACTGGCTGCGCAAACCCAACGGTACGGGCCTGGCGCCGGTTGCGGCAATAACTACAAAACAAATGGCCATTGCAGCACTGAGCATTTTTACCGTTACCGTAATATTAGGCAGCGGCTTGCGGTATACTTCAGCATCATTCCCTTACCTGGATAGTTTTTGCGCGGCATGCAGCGTGGTAGCGCAAATACTTATGGCGCGCCGCGTACTGCAAAACTGGCTGCTATGGATTTTTGTTGATATAATTTATGTTGGTATCTACTATTTTAAAGATTTGCACCTCACCGCCGTTATGTACGCGGTTTATATAATTATGGCCGCCATGGGTTGCATAGAGTGGCGGCGCGAATACCATAAACAGCAACAAAGTACCTTAAATGGATAA
- a CDS encoding ATP-binding protein, whose translation MDKNIVKIAVVGPESTGKSTMATYLAEHYHTIWVPEYAREYCENLNREYTWQDELNMFYGQLELEEKLIPRANKLLICDTTFITIKIWSDHLFGRSPQEVLDELADHPYDLYLLLDIDMPWQDDPLRDFPDLREHFMAIWHRELQALNADYKVVSGLGAERHANAVGAIDQWLQSAAEK comes from the coding sequence ATGGATAAAAACATTGTTAAGATAGCAGTTGTAGGGCCTGAATCCACAGGTAAATCAACTATGGCAACGTACCTGGCTGAGCATTACCATACCATTTGGGTGCCCGAATACGCTCGCGAATATTGCGAAAACCTAAACCGCGAATATACCTGGCAAGATGAACTGAATATGTTTTACGGCCAGCTGGAGCTTGAGGAAAAACTTATACCCCGGGCTAATAAGCTACTGATTTGCGATACTACTTTTATCACCATAAAAATATGGAGCGACCACCTGTTCGGCCGTTCGCCGCAGGAAGTTTTGGATGAGCTTGCCGACCACCCGTATGACCTTTACCTACTGCTTGATATTGATATGCCCTGGCAGGACGACCCCCTGCGCGATTTCCCTGATCTGCGCGAACATTTTATGGCCATATGGCACCGTGAACTACAGGCATTAAATGCCGATTATAAGGTTGTATCGGGCCTTGGCGCCGAACGGCACGCCAATGCCGTTGGCGCTATTGACCAATGGCTGCAAAGCGCTGCCGAAAAATAA
- a CDS encoding tetratricopeptide repeat protein has product MKHALKYLLLVVFSVWLNCNAQDARTLVQEGTELAAKREHAGAIEKYKAALKLEPDNSTANYQMAFSLNATGKGVDAIPYLQTVVAAGPSASVTASAYSLMGSIYDKNRQPKQAVESYLQAIKAAPDDYTLHYNIALAYFRARQYAEAEKSALTVLAADPKHTASLRLYALVTFHQNKRAPALLALCRFLALEPNGVSSAEAYGNLQSILKGGSLKLVPGEKAPVVDALNKKLNQAITLAVGGVKKGGATAPLLAKQLSAVFKALGLVLEKQAEPFLSSLATGYYQLAQADRMAEFADHISQSVDKAAAARAKASGRQEF; this is encoded by the coding sequence ATGAAACACGCTTTGAAATATTTATTACTTGTAGTATTTAGCGTCTGGTTAAATTGCAATGCCCAGGATGCACGTACATTAGTGCAGGAAGGTACGGAGCTTGCCGCGAAGCGTGAGCATGCCGGCGCAATTGAAAAATATAAAGCCGCCTTAAAATTAGAACCTGATAACAGCACTGCCAATTATCAAATGGCTTTTAGCTTGAACGCTACCGGGAAAGGGGTGGATGCCATACCTTATTTGCAAACGGTGGTTGCTGCCGGTCCGTCAGCATCGGTTACTGCTTCGGCCTACAGCCTGATGGGTAGTATATATGATAAAAACCGGCAACCTAAACAAGCGGTTGAAAGCTATTTGCAGGCTATAAAGGCCGCGCCCGATGATTATACATTGCATTATAATATCGCCCTGGCGTATTTCAGGGCTAGGCAGTACGCTGAAGCTGAGAAAAGCGCCCTTACCGTGCTCGCGGCCGATCCGAAACACACTGCGAGCTTGCGCCTATACGCGCTGGTAACATTTCATCAGAACAAGCGGGCACCGGCCCTGCTGGCACTTTGCCGTTTTTTAGCGCTCGAACCAAACGGGGTCAGTAGTGCCGAAGCTTACGGCAATTTGCAAAGTATTTTAAAAGGTGGTTCCCTTAAACTGGTGCCGGGCGAAAAAGCTCCTGTGGTAGATGCGTTGAATAAAAAGTTGAATCAGGCTATTACTTTGGCGGTTGGTGGCGTAAAGAAGGGCGGGGCAACGGCACCACTGCTGGCTAAACAGTTAAGCGCGGTATTCAAAGCGCTCGGCTTAGTACTTGAAAAGCAAGCCGAGCCATTTTTAAGCAGTTTAGCTACCGGATATTACCAGCTGGCGCAAGCCGACCGTATGGCCGAATTTGCCGATCATATAAGCCAGAGCGTTGATAAAGCCGCTGCTGCACGGGCAAAAGCAAGTGGCAGGCAGGAGTTTTAG
- a CDS encoding TerC family protein yields the protein MEIFSNPETWISLITLTVLEIVLGIDNIIFISILADKLPADQQAKGRRMGLGMALITRILLLLSISWVMRLTSPLFNLSGIFGITDPEWVEKLAISGRDLILLIGGLFLIYKSTHEIHGKIEGDDDDTGNVKGHSFWGTIFQIMILDIVFSLDSVITAVGMADHVEIMIAAVVIAVGIMMWASGSVANFVNKHPTVKMLALSFLLLIGVSLLAEALEQHIPKGYIYFAMAFSVMVEMLNLKVKSKSTGKEIVKK from the coding sequence ATGGAAATTTTCTCGAACCCGGAAACCTGGATATCTCTCATTACCCTAACAGTACTGGAAATTGTATTGGGTATTGATAATATTATATTCATCTCGATACTTGCTGATAAACTACCGGCAGACCAACAGGCCAAAGGCAGACGTATGGGCTTAGGCATGGCACTGATCACGCGTATATTGCTGCTGTTATCTATAAGTTGGGTTATGCGCCTTACCTCACCATTGTTTAACCTTTCGGGAATATTTGGCATAACTGACCCGGAATGGGTAGAAAAACTGGCCATCTCCGGCCGGGATCTTATCCTGCTGATTGGCGGCTTATTCCTGATCTACAAAAGCACACACGAAATACATGGTAAAATTGAGGGCGACGATGATGACACCGGCAATGTAAAAGGCCATTCGTTTTGGGGCACTATTTTCCAGATCATGATACTGGATATAGTTTTCTCCCTTGATTCGGTGATCACGGCAGTTGGTATGGCTGATCACGTGGAGATTATGATAGCCGCGGTGGTTATTGCCGTGGGTATTATGATGTGGGCATCGGGCAGTGTGGCTAACTTTGTAAACAAACACCCTACGGTTAAAATGCTGGCCCTGTCGTTCCTGCTACTTATCGGCGTATCGCTATTGGCCGAAGCGCTGGAGCAACATATCCCGAAAGGATACATTTACTTTGCTATGGCCTTTTCGGTAATGGTTGAAATGCTTAATCTTAAAGTTAAAAGCAAAAGCACCGGTAAGGAAATCGTAAAAAAGTAA
- a CDS encoding NADP-dependent oxidoreductase, translating to MKAFILNNPGDVSELQLQDIETPTIQPGEVLVKIKAISINPVDVKSRTGKGVYGRIKDQSPLILGWDISGTVTESQSEKFKAGDEVFGMVNFPGHGKAYAEYVAAPAAQLALKPANISHPEAAAATLAALTAYQAMVHNAHVQSGQKVLVHAAAGGVGHFAVQLAKHLGAHVTGTSSARNKDFILNLGADAHIDYTTYDWANHPEEFDFVLDGVGGDTIDTSILVTKPGGTVISIPTGLNEAVTEKAKAKGVNGYFILVKSDGYDMQQVAALLEKGTLKAHVSETFPFAEMAEAHLQVESGRTVGKVIVTL from the coding sequence ATGAAAGCATTTATTTTAAATAACCCCGGTGACGTCAGCGAGCTACAGCTCCAGGATATCGAAACACCAACTATCCAGCCGGGCGAAGTGCTGGTAAAGATAAAAGCCATCAGCATTAACCCGGTTGATGTAAAAAGCCGTACCGGCAAAGGTGTTTACGGCCGTATTAAAGATCAAAGCCCATTGATACTGGGTTGGGATATATCGGGTACGGTTACCGAATCGCAATCTGAAAAATTCAAGGCGGGCGATGAAGTATTCGGGATGGTGAACTTCCCGGGACACGGCAAAGCGTATGCGGAGTATGTGGCCGCACCGGCAGCACAGCTTGCTTTAAAGCCTGCCAACATTTCGCACCCGGAAGCCGCCGCCGCAACACTTGCCGCCTTAACCGCTTACCAGGCTATGGTGCACAATGCGCATGTACAATCCGGACAAAAAGTACTTGTACATGCCGCGGCAGGCGGTGTAGGGCATTTTGCCGTACAACTGGCAAAGCATCTGGGTGCTCATGTTACCGGTACATCATCCGCACGGAACAAAGATTTTATATTGAACCTGGGCGCCGATGCGCACATTGATTATACTACATACGACTGGGCAAATCATCCCGAAGAATTTGATTTTGTTTTGGATGGCGTGGGCGGCGATACTATCGACACATCAATACTGGTAACCAAACCAGGCGGCACGGTAATCAGCATCCCGACCGGCCTTAACGAGGCAGTTACCGAAAAAGCCAAAGCAAAGGGTGTTAACGGTTACTTCATCCTGGTGAAGTCCGATGGCTATGATATGCAACAGGTTGCTGCTTTGCTCGAAAAAGGCACCTTGAAAGCACACGTATCAGAAACTTTTCCGTTTGCTGAAATGGCTGAGGCTCACCTGCAGGTAGAAAGCGGACGGACGGTTGGCAAAGTGATTGTAACGCTGTAA
- a CDS encoding RNA polymerase sigma factor: protein MEAIYIDKHYNLVVECKQGSKKACYELYRLYSKAMLNIAYRIVGNIGEAEDVLQEAFLHAFNKVHDFRQETTFGLWLKQIVVSRSINLLRKRKLEWTELEDEKMMNIPEEEIDEDEEKNYKVAAVKEAMKELPEGYRVVISLYLLEGYDHEEIGQILNITENTSRTQFLRAKRKLGEILSRKGITS from the coding sequence TTGGAAGCCATATACATCGACAAACATTACAACCTGGTGGTTGAATGCAAGCAGGGCAGTAAAAAAGCCTGCTATGAGCTCTATCGCCTGTACTCAAAAGCTATGCTGAACATTGCCTATCGAATAGTGGGCAATATTGGCGAAGCCGAAGATGTACTGCAGGAAGCTTTTTTGCATGCCTTTAATAAAGTGCACGATTTTAGGCAGGAAACCACCTTTGGCCTATGGCTCAAACAAATTGTTGTATCGCGATCCATCAACCTGCTCCGTAAGCGCAAACTGGAGTGGACTGAACTGGAAGACGAGAAGATGATGAACATACCTGAAGAGGAGATAGATGAGGACGAGGAAAAAAATTACAAGGTAGCCGCTGTAAAAGAGGCGATGAAGGAGCTCCCCGAAGGCTACCGAGTAGTGATCTCGCTTTACCTGCTCGAAGGATATGATCATGAGGAAATAGGGCAGATTTTAAATATTACAGAAAACACATCGCGTACACAGTTTTTACGCGCTAAACGAAAACTGGGCGAAATTTTAAGCAGAAAAGGAATAACATCATGA
- a CDS encoding helix-turn-helix domain-containing protein, translating into MKREDLHEPFSIEYETLDEGTRDGHKHSFFELVYIVDGTGTQCINQSQFAYHPGHMFLITPEDCHSFKVKTTTTFFYLRFNDIYIRESGILTGNIQKLEFILQNANHKPGCILKNIVDKQVVKPLVDAIIREYESRDIYNQELIQQYVNTLIVLVARNIAKFLHLELSENADQRAVNILNFIQANIYYPEKLRAEYLCRHFNVSVNYLGKYFKQHTGSTLQKYITQYRQTLIEHRLIHSDKRLGEIVDEFGFTDESHLNKFFRNNKGISPKAFRLMNYQRLKAVV; encoded by the coding sequence ATGAAACGTGAGGATTTGCATGAACCTTTTTCTATCGAATACGAAACGTTGGATGAAGGTACGCGCGATGGGCATAAGCATAGCTTTTTTGAATTGGTTTACATTGTTGACGGTACCGGCACGCAGTGTATCAATCAAAGTCAGTTTGCTTATCATCCCGGGCATATGTTCCTGATCACACCGGAAGACTGCCATTCGTTTAAGGTGAAGACCACAACCACTTTCTTCTACCTGCGTTTTAATGACATTTATATCCGGGAGTCGGGTATTTTAACCGGCAATATTCAAAAGCTGGAATTTATATTGCAAAATGCCAACCATAAGCCTGGCTGTATTTTAAAAAATATTGTGGATAAGCAGGTGGTTAAGCCTTTGGTAGATGCCATTATCAGGGAATATGAAAGCCGTGATATTTATAACCAGGAGCTGATACAGCAATATGTGAATACGCTGATTGTACTGGTAGCCCGCAACATCGCCAAGTTTTTGCACCTGGAGCTATCTGAAAATGCGGATCAACGGGCCGTTAACATCCTCAACTTTATACAGGCCAATATTTACTACCCGGAAAAACTGCGTGCCGAATACCTGTGCAGGCATTTCAATGTATCTGTAAATTACCTGGGTAAATATTTTAAGCAGCATACCGGCAGCACGCTGCAAAAGTATATTACACAATACCGGCAAACCTTGATTGAGCACCGGCTGATCCACAGCGATAAGCGGCTGGGCGAAATTGTTGATGAATTTGGCTTTACAGATGAAAGCCATTTGAATAAATTTTTCCGCAATAATAAAGGTATAAGCCCTAAAGCGTTCAGGCTGATGAATTATCAAAGGCTGAAGGCAGTAGTTTGA